In Primulina huaijiensis isolate GDHJ02 chromosome 16, ASM1229523v2, whole genome shotgun sequence, a single genomic region encodes these proteins:
- the LOC140960968 gene encoding uncharacterized protein, translating into MDAYKRYHQIPLAEENQDKVSFIISEGTFCYVVMPFGLKNAGATYQRLMDKVFSAQVGRNVEVKAKKFEWDEECVKAFDYLKKYFAELPILVKPSAGEQLYVYLSATEAAVSSVLIRQLGTEQSPVYYISHALKGAELRYMVVEKLALALVTTARRTAIKARDLADFLAETIHVEVEDLWKVYVDGSSTNEGSGVGVLLISPKGDEVKLAVRLDFRASNNEAEYEAVLNERLMKYTKAAEAAKELFTELVFKQIPREENEGADTLVKMASSLHS; encoded by the exons atggatgCTTATAAGAGATACCATCAGATACCACTGGCAGAAGAAAACCAGGATAAAGTAAGCTTCATCATCTCCGAAGGGACATTCTGTTATGTGGTGATGCCTTTCGGGTTAAAAAATGCAGGAGCTACTTATCAAAGGCTCATGGACAAGGTTTTCTCAGCTCAGGTTGGAAGAAATGTGGAGGT GAAAGCCAAGAAGTTTGAGTGGGATGAAGAATGTGTGAAGGCATTTGATTATTTGAAGAAGTATTTCGCTGAGCTCCCCATATTAGTGAAGCCATCTGCAGGAGAGCAATTGTATGTTTATCTTTCAGCCACCGAAGCAGCTGTAAGCTCAGTCTTAATCAGGCAGCTAGGCACCGAACAGAGTCCTGTATATTACATCTCTCACGCACTCAAAGGAGCTGAGCTCAGATATATGGTGGTGGAGAAACTTGCCCTAGCTTTGGTCACAACGGCTCGAAG GACCGCGATCAAAGCACGGGATTTGGCCGACTTCCTTGCTGAGACCATACACGTCGAGGTAGAAGATCTTTGGAAAGTGTATGTGGATGGGTCATCCACCAATGAAGGCAGTGGAGTTGGAGTACTATTAATCTCTCCAAAGGGGGATGAAGTAAAGTTGGCGGTAAGATTAGACTTCAGGGCATCTAACAATGAGGCAGAATACGAGGCGGTCTTG AATGAACGATTAATGAAATACACGAAGGCAGCCGAGGCAGCCAAAGAACTCTTTACCGAACTTGTGTTTAAACAGATCCCAAGGGAAGAAAACGAGGGTGCCGACACCCTCGTTAAAATGGCCAGCTCACTTCACAGTTAG